One window of Nitrospirota bacterium genomic DNA carries:
- a CDS encoding zinc ribbon domain-containing protein yields the protein MPIYEFYCERCNTIYNFFSRSVNTEKVPDCPHCKEVKLKRKMSIFSPVSGGKGEGEAAGGMPQIDEAKMEKAMSMLAGEAGKINEDDPRQAARLMKKLSEATGINLGQGMEEALRRMEQGEDPEKIEAEMGDILEKEEPFIEGEKKVSRRQVPKVDETIYEL from the coding sequence ATGCCCATTTATGAATTTTACTGCGAAAGGTGCAACACGATCTACAACTTCTTTTCCCGAAGCGTCAACACAGAGAAGGTCCCTGACTGTCCGCATTGCAAGGAAGTGAAGCTGAAACGCAAGATGTCCATATTCTCCCCGGTCTCAGGCGGGAAGGGCGAAGGGGAAGCTGCCGGTGGCATGCCTCAAATAGATGAAGCAAAGATGGAAAAGGCGATGTCCATGCTTGCCGGCGAGGCAGGCAAGATCAACGAAGACGATCCCCGGCAGGCAGCCAGGCTGATGAAAAAACTTTCTGAGGCCACAGGCATTAATCTGGGGCAGGGAATGGAAGAAGCCCTGCGCCGTATGGAACAGGGGGAAGATCCCGAAAAGATCGAGGCGGAGATGGGCGATATCCTGGAAAAAGAGGAACCGTTTATTGAGGGAGAGAAAAAGGTAAGCAGAAGGCAAGTTCCAAAAGTGGATGAGACAATTTATGAATTGTGA
- a CDS encoding NADH-quinone oxidoreductase subunit J — translation MSTPQLFFVYFAVMMTGLSLMVVTRKNPVHSVLYMLILFAHIAALYLFLNAEFLAAIQIIIYAGAILVLFLFVIMMLNLRKEETEKRFQKQWPVGIGIGVVLVVFLIMIVGKITVVPPLGPYSIDAVRSDGHMMTVGKVLYSEFLLPFEIASLILLIAVVGAVVLAKRKLE, via the coding sequence ATGAGCACACCGCAGTTGTTCTTTGTATATTTTGCGGTCATGATGACAGGATTGTCACTCATGGTGGTGACGAGGAAGAACCCGGTCCACAGCGTTTTGTATATGCTTATACTCTTTGCCCACATCGCGGCGCTTTACCTTTTCCTGAACGCTGAATTTCTGGCCGCCATACAGATAATAATATACGCCGGAGCGATACTTGTCCTGTTCCTGTTTGTCATCATGATGCTTAATTTGCGGAAGGAAGAGACGGAGAAGAGGTTCCAGAAGCAGTGGCCTGTTGGAATAGGCATCGGCGTAGTCCTTGTGGTGTTCTTAATTATGATAGTCGGCAAGATTACCGTGGTCCCGCCGTTAGGACCATACAGTATAGACGCGGTAAGATCGGACGGCCATATGATGACCGTCGGCAAGGTCTTATACTCTGAATTTTTGCTGCCCTTTGAGATAGCGTCGTTGATCTTATTGATAGCAGTAGTGGGCGCGGTAGTTTTGGCAAAGAGGAAACTGGAATAA
- a CDS encoding PilZ domain-containing protein, with amino-acid sequence MVNNDKRKAVRVPKRLEVKFHSTAENTAITNDLSENGLFITTSKGIDAGSPIDIKLHLPNSDALFIKGRVVRNLKAMQGVNNGAQIGMGIELINPPVDFINYIQSLLHS; translated from the coding sequence ATGGTTAATAACGATAAAAGAAAAGCTGTAAGGGTGCCGAAGCGCCTGGAAGTGAAGTTCCATTCGACCGCTGAAAATACTGCTATCACAAATGACCTGTCCGAGAACGGATTGTTCATCACAACTAGTAAGGGTATTGACGCCGGAAGCCCCATAGACATAAAACTGCATCTTCCGAACTCCGACGCGCTGTTCATTAAAGGCAGGGTTGTAAGGAATTTAAAGGCCATGCAGGGAGTTAACAACGGGGCCCAGATCGGCATGGGAATTGAGCTGATCAATCCCCCTGTGGATTTCATAAACTATATCCAGTCTCTCCTTCATTCTTAA
- a CDS encoding PilZ domain-containing protein: protein MEKRIFKRIVAGYKAEIIYEGKSYDGVIDDLSESGVGIIISPSETEIAIPPGAELELTFQPVSGETLNLQCKVKWLRKAPPHNLAVKMGLEIINPPWDKCDYFL, encoded by the coding sequence ATGGAAAAAAGAATTTTTAAAAGGATAGTTGCCGGGTATAAAGCTGAAATAATATATGAAGGCAAAAGCTATGACGGGGTAATAGACGATCTTTCCGAAAGCGGCGTAGGGATTATAATTTCCCCGTCGGAAACGGAGATAGCTATTCCACCCGGCGCAGAACTTGAATTGACATTCCAGCCTGTTTCAGGGGAGACCCTGAACCTGCAATGCAAAGTTAAATGGCTGAGGAAAGCCCCTCCGCATAACCTGGCGGTTAAAATGGGACTGGAGATCATAAACCCGCCCTGGGACAAGTGCGATTACTTTCTGTAG
- the nuoK gene encoding NADH-quinone oxidoreductase subunit NuoK has protein sequence MVPLSWYILLSAVMFSIGVFGFLSRRNLILIFLSLELMLNSVNISLVAFSHYLQSMRGQILVFFIITVAAAEAAIGLAILIAFYRNNPTIKVDEINLMKG, from the coding sequence TTGGTCCCGTTAAGCTGGTACATATTACTTAGCGCGGTGATGTTCAGCATCGGCGTGTTCGGTTTTCTTTCAAGGCGTAATTTGATACTTATATTTCTGTCCCTGGAACTGATGCTGAATTCCGTGAACATCAGCCTTGTGGCGTTCAGTCATTATCTTCAGTCCATGAGAGGGCAGATACTCGTGTTTTTCATCATAACCGTCGCGGCTGCCGAGGCCGCGATCGGGCTGGCGATACTGATCGCGTTTTACAGGAACAACCCCACTATCAAGGTGGATGAGATCAATTTGATGAAAGGGTAA
- a CDS encoding NADH-quinone oxidoreductase subunit M, whose amino-acid sequence MENVILNQLNYPVLSYTVFLPVLGALLLLFMRNTAMIRWTTLLVTMATFVISLPLLTNFDKTTYKMQFVERHQWIPSWSINYFIGVDGISVLFVFLTTLLSILCVLVSWKAIENKAKEFHIAILIVEAAMTGVFVSLDFFLFYIFWEAMLIPMFLLIGVWGGPNRVYAAIKFFLYTLVGSVLMLVGIIVLYFAGGNTLDILTLGTVHYPVKLQFWLFLAFFAAFAVKVPMFPVHTWLPDAHTEAPTAGSVILAGVLIKMGAYGFLRFSMPMFPDAVRFFMTPMLILSVTGIVYGALVCLAQKDLKRLIAYSSVSHMGYVTLGIFALNSQGMEGGILQMLNHGIITGALFLMIGIIYERTHTRVIADYGGFATLVPWYAGLFIILTFASIGLPGTNGFIGEFLILFGAFKAQKLFGVLAATGVILGAGYMLWLYQRVFFETPNPNWGPGHHPLWDLDLREVITLAPLFALIFVIGFYPEVFLSYMHPTVENLLKHINTHAFAGEGLIAKHLMEIF is encoded by the coding sequence ATGGAAAATGTGATTCTTAATCAACTGAATTATCCGGTACTGAGTTACACGGTGTTCCTGCCTGTGTTAGGCGCACTGCTTCTGCTCTTTATGAGAAACACCGCCATGATAAGGTGGACCACACTCCTTGTGACAATGGCCACTTTTGTAATTTCACTGCCCCTTTTGACCAACTTTGACAAGACAACTTACAAGATGCAGTTTGTGGAGAGGCACCAGTGGATACCTTCGTGGAGCATAAATTATTTTATCGGCGTTGACGGTATCAGCGTCCTGTTCGTCTTTCTGACGACATTACTTAGTATCCTCTGCGTCCTTGTCTCGTGGAAGGCGATAGAGAACAAGGCAAAGGAATTTCACATAGCCATTCTCATTGTGGAAGCCGCGATGACAGGTGTGTTCGTCTCCCTGGATTTCTTTCTCTTCTACATCTTCTGGGAGGCGATGCTTATTCCCATGTTCCTTTTAATAGGCGTGTGGGGAGGGCCGAACAGGGTCTACGCTGCGATAAAGTTCTTTCTTTACACTCTCGTGGGAAGCGTGCTCATGCTGGTCGGTATCATAGTGCTGTATTTCGCGGGCGGAAATACGTTGGACATCTTAACGCTGGGCACAGTCCACTATCCCGTGAAGCTTCAGTTCTGGCTGTTCCTCGCGTTCTTTGCGGCTTTTGCCGTAAAGGTCCCGATGTTCCCTGTTCATACGTGGCTGCCTGACGCTCACACGGAAGCGCCGACTGCGGGCAGCGTTATTCTTGCCGGAGTTTTGATCAAGATGGGGGCTTATGGATTTTTAAGGTTCTCCATGCCGATGTTCCCTGACGCGGTAAGATTTTTTATGACGCCGATGCTTATATTGTCCGTTACCGGAATTGTGTACGGCGCGCTGGTCTGCCTCGCACAGAAAGACCTGAAACGCCTTATCGCGTATTCCAGTGTCAGCCATATGGGTTATGTTACGCTCGGTATATTCGCCCTGAATTCACAGGGGATGGAAGGCGGGATACTGCAGATGCTCAACCACGGCATCATCACAGGCGCGCTGTTTTTAATGATAGGAATTATTTATGAGAGAACCCACACGAGGGTGATCGCTGATTACGGCGGGTTCGCCACTCTAGTCCCGTGGTACGCGGGCCTCTTCATAATTCTTACCTTTGCTTCAATAGGGCTGCCGGGCACGAACGGGTTCATCGGCGAGTTCCTGATCCTGTTCGGGGCGTTCAAGGCGCAGAAATTATTCGGCGTGCTCGCGGCAACAGGCGTTATCTTGGGCGCGGGCTACATGTTGTGGCTTTATCAAAGGGTCTTCTTTGAAACCCCGAACCCCAACTGGGGACCGGGCCATCATCCTCTGTGGGATTTAGACCTGAGGGAAGTGATTACACTGGCCCCTTTGTTCGCGCTTATCTTCGTGATCGGATTTTATCCGGAGGTGTTTCTGAGCTATATGCACCCTACAGTGGAGAATTTACTTAAACATATAAACACGCACGCTTTTGCAGGCGAAGGCCTGATAGCAAAACATCTTATGGAGATTTTCTGA
- the nuoL gene encoding NADH-quinone oxidoreductase subunit L, producing the protein MLKYILIPLLPLIAFIINILFGRNFIKDKAHWIAVPTVAASFILALSAFMDVASGNVININIYNWIVSGTFTVTIGFLIDQLTAIMLIVVTSISTLIFIYSIGYMHGDKGYYRFFSYLSLFVFSMLILVMANNFLLLYFGWEAVGLCSYFLIGFWYEKKSAANAGKKAFIVNRFGDFGFGLGVILVFLTYGSLEYTQVFSDAGSIAGQTINIFGSDVDLITLICLLLFCGAVGKSAQMPLHVWLPDAMEGPTPVSALIHAATMVTAGVFLVARCNPLFSLSHTAMNTVAIVGGVTSIFAASIGLVQNDIKRVIAYSTVSQLGYMFLALGVGAYSAGIFHLYTHAYFKALLFLGSGSVIHALGNEQNMQKMGGLKKYMPVTYAVFVIATLSITGIPGLSGFFSKDEILWRAYSSGELGKVLWLLGTIVALMTAFYSWRLIFLTFHGKFRGTHEQEHHLHESPKVITVPLMFLAFGAVFAGYAGIPPLILEHGDKIGEFLGPVLGHPHGEGSHLEEIMVMMTSVLVAAGGWYAAYIMYVKKPDLPLEAVSKFTPLYNLLFNKYYVDEIYDKAFVKPTLKMSDKVVLGFFDVKIIEGIVNGVPNLVGAFSKKFREIQTGMLSNYGLVMALGALCIIGYVIFLK; encoded by the coding sequence ATGCTGAAATATATACTGATACCGTTACTGCCGTTGATCGCGTTCATTATCAATATCCTGTTTGGCAGAAACTTCATCAAAGACAAGGCGCACTGGATCGCGGTGCCGACTGTTGCGGCTTCCTTTATCCTCGCGCTCAGTGCCTTTATGGATGTGGCTTCCGGGAATGTTATCAATATAAATATTTACAACTGGATAGTATCAGGCACTTTCACTGTGACAATCGGCTTTCTCATCGATCAACTGACGGCGATAATGCTTATTGTCGTCACGTCGATCAGCACTTTGATCTTTATTTATTCCATCGGCTACATGCACGGCGACAAAGGATATTACCGTTTCTTCTCGTACTTGAGCCTGTTCGTCTTCTCCATGCTCATACTTGTTATGGCGAACAATTTCCTGCTCCTTTATTTCGGGTGGGAGGCGGTCGGACTGTGTTCGTATTTCCTGATAGGCTTCTGGTATGAGAAAAAGTCCGCTGCCAACGCGGGCAAAAAGGCGTTCATCGTAAACAGGTTCGGAGACTTCGGGTTCGGGCTTGGCGTGATACTCGTCTTCCTTACATACGGGAGCCTTGAGTACACACAGGTCTTCAGCGATGCGGGCAGCATTGCGGGGCAGACAATAAATATCTTCGGCAGCGACGTTGATCTTATAACATTAATATGCCTCCTGCTTTTCTGCGGCGCTGTCGGAAAATCCGCGCAGATGCCGCTTCACGTCTGGCTGCCTGACGCGATGGAAGGCCCCACGCCTGTCTCCGCGTTGATACACGCTGCGACAATGGTCACGGCGGGCGTATTTTTAGTGGCGCGCTGCAACCCGCTCTTCAGCCTTTCACACACGGCAATGAACACTGTGGCGATAGTAGGCGGTGTGACTTCAATATTCGCGGCCTCTATCGGCCTTGTGCAAAATGACATAAAGCGCGTCATCGCTTATTCAACGGTAAGCCAGTTAGGCTATATGTTCCTGGCCCTCGGCGTGGGCGCTTATTCCGCCGGGATATTTCATCTCTACACGCACGCGTATTTCAAGGCGCTTCTCTTCCTCGGTTCAGGAAGCGTCATTCACGCGCTTGGTAATGAACAGAACATGCAGAAGATGGGCGGGCTGAAAAAGTACATGCCAGTCACTTACGCCGTATTCGTTATAGCCACATTGAGCATCACGGGTATACCGGGATTGTCCGGATTTTTCAGTAAGGACGAGATCCTGTGGCGCGCCTATTCAAGCGGAGAGCTTGGAAAGGTCCTCTGGCTGTTAGGGACGATCGTGGCATTGATGACCGCCTTCTATTCATGGCGTCTGATATTTCTTACATTTCACGGAAAGTTCCGGGGCACGCATGAACAGGAGCACCACCTGCATGAATCACCAAAGGTGATAACTGTTCCTTTGATGTTCCTTGCTTTTGGGGCGGTATTCGCCGGGTATGCAGGCATCCCTCCGCTTATTTTGGAACACGGCGACAAGATCGGCGAGTTTCTTGGACCGGTGCTCGGGCATCCCCACGGCGAAGGCTCGCACCTTGAAGAGATCATGGTCATGATGACCTCTGTCCTGGTTGCGGCAGGGGGATGGTATGCCGCTTACATAATGTATGTGAAGAAACCGGACCTGCCGCTTGAAGCGGTCTCAAAATTTACGCCCTTATATAATCTGCTCTTCAATAAATATTACGTAGATGAAATATATGACAAGGCTTTTGTAAAGCCTACTCTTAAAATGTCGGACAAGGTTGTTTTAGGTTTCTTTGATGTAAAGATAATAGAGGGTATTGTCAACGGTGTGCCAAACCTTGTCGGCGCGTTCAGTAAAAAGTTCCGGGAGATACAGACAGGCATGCTGTCCAATTACGGGCTTGTGATGGCGCTTGGCGCGCTGTGCATAATCGGGTATGTGATTTTCTTGAAATGA
- a CDS encoding efflux RND transporter periplasmic adaptor subunit: MKKFIVIAGIIIINAFIISCGEKIKPGENEVKRPLVKEVGIEEVRLSERNDYYETSGTLRSRNTALVSAQIMGEVKEIKVKPGDRVKKDDVLLVIKAPDISARVQAAQEAFEEAQRGLSMAGENKNLMEKTFERYKKLFDEKAISGQEFDEIKTKKDIAALEYERAQKGLKRAEAGLNEAEAFKGYAVIRSPLNGIVSEKKIDTGSMTAPGAPLFIIEEPVYRVEVPVDEGLLSFINTGTPVDIVIDAIGVQTSGRVGEVVRQIDPLTRTFTVKIDISESAKPLQGGFYARAKFTIGKKSGLFIPEGAIVSRGELKAVYAVDQDGIITFRLVKTGKSADGITEILSGLNAGDRIIVKGVEKAVDGGKVAGN, from the coding sequence ATGAAGAAGTTCATTGTTATTGCCGGGATCATAATCATAAATGCATTCATAATTTCCTGTGGTGAAAAAATAAAGCCGGGCGAGAATGAAGTAAAAAGACCTCTTGTCAAGGAAGTCGGCATTGAGGAAGTGAGATTGTCCGAGAGAAATGACTATTACGAAACGTCCGGGACGCTCAGGTCAAGGAATACCGCGCTCGTTTCGGCGCAGATCATGGGCGAGGTAAAAGAGATAAAGGTGAAGCCAGGGGACAGGGTGAAAAAAGATGATGTCCTTCTTGTCATAAAAGCCCCTGATATCAGCGCCAGGGTCCAGGCGGCGCAAGAGGCGTTTGAGGAAGCACAAAGAGGCCTCAGCATGGCGGGCGAGAACAAAAACCTGATGGAGAAAACCTTTGAGCGTTACAAAAAACTTTTTGATGAAAAGGCCATCTCCGGGCAGGAGTTCGACGAGATAAAGACAAAGAAAGATATTGCGGCGCTTGAGTATGAAAGGGCGCAGAAAGGGTTGAAACGCGCGGAGGCGGGGCTGAACGAGGCAGAGGCGTTTAAGGGTTACGCCGTTATCAGGTCCCCGCTTAACGGAATTGTTTCTGAGAAGAAGATCGATACCGGCAGCATGACCGCCCCGGGCGCTCCATTATTTATTATTGAAGAGCCCGTGTACAGGGTTGAAGTCCCTGTTGATGAGGGCCTGCTGTCTTTCATAAATACAGGCACGCCTGTCGATATCGTAATTGACGCTATCGGTGTACAAACAAGCGGCAGGGTAGGCGAGGTGGTCCGGCAGATCGATCCGCTTACGCGGACCTTTACTGTCAAGATTGATATCAGTGAAAGTGCAAAACCATTGCAGGGCGGTTTCTACGCAAGGGCGAAGTTCACGATCGGGAAAAAGTCCGGGTTGTTCATTCCTGAAGGCGCGATTGTATCAAGAGGTGAATTGAAGGCAGTCTACGCGGTAGATCAGGACGGCATTATTACATTCAGGCTTGTAAAGACAGGAAAGAGCGCAGACGGAATAACAGAGATACTTTCGGGACTCAATGCCGGTGATAGGATAATCGTGAAAGGGGTTGAGAAGGCGGTTGACGGGGGAAAGGTTGCAGGCAACTAA
- a CDS encoding nucleotidyltransferase family protein: MDFKLVLDKLLTLFREQNIQYALMGGFALAAWGVPRGTVDMDFLVQRDDMEKIDGIMKGLGYECRYKSENVSQYLSPVKVFGEVDFLHAFRSPSLKMLQRAEEKKYFGETLSVRVLKVEDLIGFKVQAIANNKDRTASDMADIEALLVFNKTSIDWSLLEEYFSLFGLSDQLRELRMKYGADQ; encoded by the coding sequence ATGGACTTTAAACTTGTTCTTGATAAACTTCTTACGTTATTCAGGGAGCAGAATATTCAGTATGCACTAATGGGTGGATTTGCTCTTGCGGCATGGGGAGTACCGAGAGGTACTGTGGATATGGATTTTCTCGTACAGCGTGACGACATGGAGAAGATTGACGGCATCATGAAAGGACTCGGATATGAATGCAGATACAAAAGCGAGAACGTTTCGCAATATCTTTCACCTGTAAAGGTATTCGGAGAAGTGGATTTTCTCCATGCATTCAGGTCGCCCTCATTAAAGATGCTTCAAAGGGCGGAAGAGAAAAAATATTTCGGCGAAACCCTGTCTGTAAGAGTGTTGAAAGTCGAAGACCTGATAGGCTTCAAGGTGCAGGCCATTGCCAACAACAAGGACAGAACAGCTTCCGATATGGCTGACATAGAAGCTCTTCTTGTCTTTAATAAAACAAGCATTGACTGGTCCCTTCTTGAGGAATACTTTTCACTTTTCGGACTAAGTGACCAGTTAAGAGAACTGAGGATGAAATATGGCGCTGATCAGTGA
- a CDS encoding NADH-quinone oxidoreductase subunit N, translating into MDMANYLFEMTMIMPELTLVCVALILLLLDLVVKKKEVIAVVGIAGTLVALYATYKLYVFNQPQNVFAGMFVLDGYSNFFKLIFYINIILTICISLKYMTIEKSSFGEYYALILFATTGMMFMASAADLIILYLGLELMALSTYILAGLIRKQPRSNEAALKYFFLGAFSSAFLLYGISLTYGMTGTTNIKEIAVALQSLNIVDNPIVFLGMIFMIVAFGFKIALAPFHMWAPDVYEGAPTSITAFMSVGPKAAGFAVMGRVLFESFGAMQLQWNSVLIPVAVITIAVGSIIALAQTNIKRMLAYSSIAHAGYMLLGIIAGTTDGLTSTVNYLMIYMFMNVGAFAVVISLRREGFQGENLEDYMGLARKHPVTSALMLVFMFSLTGIPPTAGFIGKFYVIMEAVNSGHTYLAIIAVIFSVISAFFYLRIVMYMYMKDPKEEVVLTSSSSLNFALAVTTAMVIILGVFPSFLLNLVRSSIAG; encoded by the coding sequence ATGGACATGGCGAACTACTTGTTTGAAATGACTATGATCATGCCTGAGCTTACGCTCGTATGCGTGGCGTTGATACTGCTTTTATTAGACCTTGTTGTCAAGAAAAAGGAAGTCATTGCGGTTGTCGGCATTGCCGGGACGCTTGTTGCTTTATATGCCACATATAAACTGTATGTTTTTAACCAGCCCCAAAACGTATTTGCCGGCATGTTCGTGCTGGACGGATACTCCAATTTCTTCAAGCTGATTTTCTATATCAACATCATCCTGACGATCTGTATCTCGCTTAAATACATGACAATAGAAAAGTCGTCCTTCGGAGAATATTACGCCTTGATCCTTTTTGCCACTACCGGCATGATGTTCATGGCCTCAGCCGCTGATCTGATAATCCTCTACCTCGGACTCGAACTGATGGCGCTTTCCACTTACATCCTGGCAGGCCTTATCAGGAAGCAGCCCCGCTCAAATGAGGCGGCCCTTAAATATTTCTTTTTAGGCGCTTTTTCCTCTGCGTTTTTGCTTTACGGCATTTCACTCACCTACGGAATGACAGGGACTACCAATATAAAAGAGATAGCGGTTGCGCTTCAGTCATTGAACATCGTTGACAACCCGATCGTGTTTCTTGGGATGATATTCATGATAGTGGCCTTCGGGTTCAAGATCGCCCTGGCCCCTTTTCACATGTGGGCGCCCGACGTATATGAAGGCGCTCCGACCTCGATAACCGCTTTTATGTCCGTGGGGCCCAAGGCCGCGGGATTTGCGGTAATGGGCAGGGTGTTGTTTGAGTCCTTTGGCGCAATGCAGCTCCAGTGGAACAGCGTACTGATACCTGTCGCCGTTATTACAATAGCTGTCGGAAGCATAATCGCACTTGCGCAGACGAACATTAAAAGGATGCTTGCCTACAGCTCCATCGCGCACGCCGGATACATGCTCCTCGGCATAATCGCGGGCACAACCGACGGGCTTACGAGTACAGTTAATTACCTGATGATATATATGTTCATGAATGTAGGCGCCTTTGCCGTGGTGATCTCGTTGAGGCGTGAGGGCTTTCAGGGCGAAAACCTTGAGGACTACATGGGGCTTGCCAGGAAGCATCCCGTAACATCCGCATTGATGCTCGTATTTATGTTTTCCCTCACCGGCATTCCTCCGACCGCCGGGTTTATCGGGAAATTCTACGTCATCATGGAGGCGGTCAATTCAGGGCATACGTATCTTGCCATAATAGCGGTCATATTCAGCGTCATTTCCGCATTCTTCTATTTAAGGATTGTCATGTACATGTACATGAAAGACCCGAAAGAGGAAGTGGTCCTCACCTCATCTTCTTCATTGAATTTCGCTCTTGCGGTCACAACCGCCATGGTCATAATCCTCGGTGTTTTCCCGTCTTTTCTGCTTAACCTTGTGAGGTCTTCAATCGCAGGCTGA
- a CDS encoding winged helix-turn-helix transcriptional regulator, producing the protein MKNTIEVFKLLTDELRVRILMLLDRKELSVCQLMGIIGASQPLVSRNLSLLYKGGFLDERRDGKLRFYSIRSDIAEDKVAVLVLLRTLLKSDTRFKEDLQTLAECTAFQKKAGRCDMRTLTEFMKLKERKMKGDRK; encoded by the coding sequence ATGAAAAACACGATTGAGGTTTTTAAGCTTCTCACCGATGAGCTGCGGGTACGCATACTGATGCTTCTTGACAGGAAGGAGTTGAGCGTGTGCCAGCTCATGGGGATCATCGGGGCGTCGCAGCCGCTTGTTTCGAGGAACCTCTCATTGTTGTATAAAGGCGGCTTTCTTGATGAGAGAAGGGACGGCAAGCTCAGGTTCTACAGTATCAGGAGCGACATCGCGGAAGATAAAGTTGCCGTGCTTGTTTTGTTGCGTACTCTTCTGAAATCTGATACAAGATTTAAAGAGGACCTGCAAACGCTTGCCGAATGCACCGCGTTTCAGAAGAAGGCAGGCAGGTGCGACATGAGGACCCTGACTGAATTCATGAAATTAAAGGAACGAAAGATGAAGGGAGATAGAAAATGA
- a CDS encoding TolC family protein has translation MREKTLHYFSQFHNFITSQLLIFAICVICGVNASAAETLTLREAISAALENNPQLKAFNWTVQSQKEDSNMAKSHLYPKLSIEEKFTRTDNPTYGFMAKLNQERFTQQDFAIDSLNHPDDISDFQTSFSFEQPVFVPRIFYGINLSERELDAKKTEFERAKSEVARNVVRSALMIQTAKEYLRISQSALNDAQEHKRLASLRYDTGLGLYSDVLRADAGIKNAEVMMAKAEGNLEIAMRTLGLVTGSAGPVDIVDEKPSLVLDDLTVYLEAANQREDLKAVNLRYENTMKNVEMEKAIFLPEIGIGGSYLLNDHKSPFASEGESYVFTAFLRWNLFDASLYHKVKKAEADANEMKQRASGLGQEIQFRVNEAYIRIREKGKTLSLSKAALEDAAEALRLVRTRYENGLAPVVDLLDTQVMLDNARAKNLEAENEYVNSIVDLYYQSGMLLKGLGVGD, from the coding sequence ATGAGAGAAAAAACCTTACATTACTTTTCACAATTTCATAACTTCATAACATCTCAACTTCTTATTTTTGCAATCTGTGTAATCTGTGGCGTAAATGCGTCAGCCGCTGAAACACTGACACTCAGGGAAGCCATAAGCGCTGCTCTTGAAAACAACCCGCAATTAAAGGCCTTCAACTGGACTGTCCAGTCTCAGAAGGAAGATTCAAATATGGCAAAGAGCCACCTTTATCCAAAGCTAAGCATTGAGGAGAAGTTTACACGGACGGACAACCCGACCTATGGTTTTATGGCGAAGCTCAACCAGGAGCGTTTTACCCAGCAGGACTTTGCCATAGACTCGCTTAACCATCCTGATGACATATCCGACTTTCAGACCTCATTCAGCTTCGAGCAGCCGGTATTCGTTCCAAGGATCTTCTATGGGATCAACCTTTCGGAAAGAGAACTGGACGCTAAGAAGACCGAGTTTGAAAGGGCGAAAAGTGAAGTGGCGCGTAATGTTGTAAGGAGCGCGCTTATGATCCAGACGGCAAAGGAATATTTAAGGATATCGCAATCGGCGTTGAATGACGCGCAGGAACACAAGCGCCTTGCTTCTCTGAGATACGACACAGGACTCGGCCTGTATTCAGACGTGCTTAGGGCGGATGCAGGAATAAAGAACGCCGAAGTTATGATGGCAAAGGCGGAGGGGAATCTTGAAATTGCAATGAGGACGCTCGGATTAGTTACCGGCAGCGCCGGTCCGGTTGATATTGTTGATGAGAAACCATCTTTGGTCTTGGATGACCTGACTGTTTATCTTGAAGCCGCAAATCAGAGGGAAGACCTGAAGGCCGTTAATCTGAGATACGAGAACACCATGAAAAATGTAGAAATGGAAAAAGCGATCTTCCTCCCCGAGATCGGCATCGGAGGCAGTTACCTGCTGAATGACCATAAAAGCCCTTTCGCCTCCGAAGGAGAGAGCTATGTATTCACGGCGTTTCTCAGATGGAACCTCTTTGACGCCTCTTTGTATCACAAGGTCAAAAAGGCGGAGGCTGATGCAAATGAGATGAAGCAGCGCGCTTCAGGATTGGGACAGGAGATACAGTTCAGGGTCAATGAGGCTTACATAAGGATCAGGGAGAAGGGTAAGACGCTCTCTCTTTCAAAGGCCGCGCTCGAAGACGCAGCGGAGGCCCTCAGGCTTGTAAGGACAAGGTATGAGAACGGGCTTGCTCCCGTGGTTGATTTGCTCGATACTCAGGTCATGCTCGACAACGCAAGGGCAAAAAACCTGGAAGCTGAAAATGAGTACGTTAATTCAATAGTGGACCTGTATTACCAGAGCGGGATGCTGTTAAAGGGATTAGGGGTTGGGGATTAG